From the genome of Longispora fulva:
CGCGGGTGAGGAAGAACCGGTCGTAGCCGCCTCCGACGTAGTTGTAGGCGTCGTAGTAGGGGTCGTCTTTGGGGTCCCATTTCCAGGTGAGACGGACCTGCCAGAGGTCGCCGACCGGGAATGGGCCGGCCGTGAAGTGGTGGCGGATGAGCGCCCAGGAGCCGTCTATGCCCGGCACCGGTACCCGGTGATGACCGACGTGTTCGACGGCGTGGTTGTTGGCTGCCAGCAGAGGCCACCAGGTCTCGCGGTAGGTGGCGCGCAGCGTCGGGTCGAACAGCACCATCTCGATGACGTCCTCGCCGGCCGGCGACAGTACGGTCGGCACGGACCGGGTCTCGCCGCCGACGCCCTGGCGCAGGATCATGCCGTCGTCCCACAGCCACCAGGCCGGGGTCACGTGCAGAAGCCGTGGGCCGATCTCCACCACCGGCGGCGCGCTCTGGCTGAGGTCAAGACTGGCGAGCACCTCACGGGCGCTGGACGCCCAGGTGAACTGGCGCCCACCGGCCAACTGCCCGGAGGGCAGGTACCAGGGGCTCAGGACGATCCGGGTCGCCGTGTCGGGGATGAGGTCGATCACTGGACTACCTGTCGTTCGTCGCTGAGGCGGTGCGTGTGGTCATCGCGGTGGCGAAGCTGAAGCCGGCCACGTGCCAGAACCACACGCTGGTGATGGTGAAGCCGATCCCGCCGGCGGGCAGGCCCAGCAGTGAGGCGGCGAGGGCGGGCAGGGCGATGGCCCAAGCCCGCCAGTACCCGGTGCCGCAGGCCGCGACCCGGCGCAGCGCACAGACCGGACGGCGGAGTTCGCCTGGCCGCGCTGGAGACGGTGGAGCGCTTGCACCCGGTGCCCGAGGTTGAGCAGCCACCCGCCGACAGGCGCCAGCAGCCACGTCGCGCCGATCAGCACTTCGACGGGCCCGGCGCGATCGGCGACCGGGAACCGCCACGAGGTCCGCAGCCTCAGCGGCCCGTGGAGATCCATCGGGCGCGTCATGGTCGGGAGCCGGTTCAGCTGAGGAAGTCGACGCGGTCGATGAGGCCGTCGCGGACCCGGTAGGCGACCAGTACCCGGATGGGGGTGTCCGTGATGCCGTGGGCGATCTCATGATCGACCACCCAGTCGCCCTCGGTGAGGCGACCTACGATCTCCGCCCGGCACCGGCCCTGAGCGAACTGGTCGGCGTAGGCCTCCCGCAGGCCGTCACGCCCGAGGAGTTGGCTGCCGTCGCGGCGGTTGACACGGACATCTGGTGCGTACGTCGCCGCGAACGCGTCGAGATCATGGCTGTTGTACGCGGCGAGCTGGCGTTCGACGACGGTCTGCTGGTCGGTCATCACATGATCATGCATGACGTTCCCACAGCTCCACCACACCAGGGACCTGGGCACCCACGATCGCACCGGCCCCGTGACCTGCGGCTACCCGGCCATTCGTCCGCCGAACAACGCCGAGTGGGCGTCGGTGCGCGCCGTGGGGGCTGGCGGTTCCGCCAGAACGGACCCGTTCCAGCGCCACCAGATG
Proteins encoded in this window:
- a CDS encoding nuclear transport factor 2 family protein, with the translated sequence MTDQQTVVERQLAAYNSHDLDAFAATYAPDVRVNRRDGSQLLGRDGLREAYADQFAQGRCRAEIVGRLTEGDWVVDHEIAHGITDTPIRVLVAYRVRDGLIDRVDFLS